In the Bifidobacterium catenulatum PV20-2 genome, one interval contains:
- a CDS encoding MFS transporter: MSAVEAAAGKAQAMVRDSVKTVIAASMVGTAIEFYDFYAYGTAAANYFPKVFFGDTTNPTVALLASLLTFAIAFIARPLGSLVFGHFGDRMGRKTTLVVSLLTMGVATFLIGCLPTYSQWGIVAVAALCLCRFVQGIGLGGEWSGAALVATENAPEDKRALYGSFPELGAPIGFFLSNGTYFLLETFNDDDAMLAWGWRVPFLLSAVLVIVGLVVRVQMEETPIFRMAQEQKKVVKSPLTEVFKKSWREVIQATFLVAVTYTLFYTLATWSLAWGTKTVEQGGGNLGFTNREYLLMLMLAICVFAAFIVISCVNADKFGRKRVIVISSCCLVAFALLFPFLLDPAVVGQRNFAASLLFLCVGFALMGTAFGPIGAFLPELFDANVRYSGSGIGYNLAAIVGAAFVPTIATWLSHHWGVHSVGLYLGVMAVCCLVAVLSCKETRDVDFTK, encoded by the coding sequence ATGAGTGCAGTCGAAGCAGCCGCTGGCAAAGCGCAGGCAATGGTGCGCGATTCGGTGAAAACCGTGATCGCCGCTTCCATGGTCGGCACCGCCATCGAGTTCTACGACTTTTACGCATACGGCACCGCCGCTGCGAACTATTTCCCGAAGGTGTTCTTCGGAGACACCACCAATCCGACCGTCGCGCTGCTGGCCAGTCTGCTGACCTTCGCCATCGCGTTCATCGCACGCCCGCTTGGATCCTTGGTGTTCGGCCATTTCGGCGATCGTATGGGCCGCAAGACCACGCTGGTGGTTTCGCTGTTGACCATGGGCGTCGCCACGTTCCTGATCGGCTGCCTGCCGACTTATAGCCAGTGGGGCATTGTGGCTGTCGCCGCGCTGTGCCTGTGCCGTTTCGTGCAGGGCATCGGTCTGGGCGGCGAATGGTCGGGTGCCGCTTTGGTGGCCACCGAGAACGCTCCGGAAGACAAGCGTGCGCTGTATGGCTCCTTCCCGGAATTGGGCGCTCCGATCGGTTTCTTCCTGTCGAACGGCACCTACTTCCTGTTGGAAACGTTCAACGATGACGATGCGATGCTGGCATGGGGTTGGCGTGTGCCGTTCCTGCTGTCCGCAGTGCTGGTGATCGTCGGTCTTGTGGTGCGCGTGCAGATGGAGGAGACTCCGATCTTCCGCATGGCCCAGGAACAGAAGAAGGTCGTCAAGTCTCCGCTGACCGAAGTGTTCAAGAAGAGCTGGAGGGAAGTCATCCAAGCCACGTTCCTGGTGGCCGTCACCTACACGCTGTTCTACACGCTGGCAACCTGGTCCCTCGCTTGGGGCACCAAGACCGTCGAGCAGGGTGGCGGCAACCTTGGTTTCACCAATCGTGAATACCTGCTCATGCTGATGCTCGCCATCTGCGTATTCGCCGCTTTCATCGTCATTTCCTGCGTGAACGCCGATAAATTCGGCCGCAAGCGCGTGATCGTCATCTCGTCCTGCTGTCTCGTGGCATTCGCTCTGCTCTTCCCGTTCCTGCTTGATCCGGCGGTCGTCGGCCAGCGCAACTTCGCTGCCAGCCTGCTGTTCCTGTGCGTCGGCTTTGCACTGATGGGCACCGCTTTCGGTCCGATCGGCGCGTTCCTTCCGGAACTGTTCGACGCCAACGTGCGTTACTCCGGATCCGGCATCGGCTACAACCTGGCAGCCATCGTCGGCGCGGCATTCGTGCCGACCATTGCCACTTGGCTGTCGCATCATTGGGGCGTCCACTCTGTCGGTCTGTACCTCGGCGTGATGGCCGTGTGCTGCCTTGTCGCGGTGCTGAGCTGCAAGGAGACTAGGGATGTTGATTTCACCAAGTGA
- the ilvC gene encoding ketol-acid reductoisomerase, whose protein sequence is MAATIWYEKDADLSVFDGKKVAILGYGSQGHAHALNLRDSGVDVVVGLRPTSKSVEYAKEQGLEVKPVAEAVAEADVVMILLPDQYQAAVYKKDVEPNLKPGAALAFAHGFNIHYGYIKPSEDHPVFMVAPKGPGHIVRREYAAGRGVPVVVAVEQDPDGKTWPLCLAYAKALGALRAGAIKTTFTEETETDLFGEQDVLMGGINHLCDMGFDVLTEAGYQPEIAYFEVFHELKMLVDLANEGGLNKARWSCSDTAQYGDYTSTVITEETKKRMQYQLKRIQDGSFAKEFMDDQAAGAPKFKELQEEYSHPHLETVGPKLRAMFSWNNQTDADADMAESFNGKIARTQVQ, encoded by the coding sequence ATGGCAGCAACTATCTGGTACGAGAAGGACGCCGATCTGTCCGTGTTCGATGGCAAGAAGGTGGCCATCCTCGGTTACGGTTCCCAGGGTCACGCCCACGCGCTGAACCTGCGCGATTCCGGTGTGGATGTCGTCGTCGGCCTGCGTCCTACCTCTAAGTCCGTGGAATACGCCAAGGAGCAGGGCCTCGAGGTTAAGCCTGTTGCCGAGGCCGTTGCCGAAGCCGACGTTGTGATGATCCTGCTGCCTGACCAGTACCAGGCCGCCGTGTACAAGAAGGACGTTGAGCCGAACCTGAAGCCGGGCGCTGCTCTGGCTTTCGCTCACGGCTTCAACATCCACTACGGCTACATCAAGCCGTCCGAGGATCATCCGGTGTTCATGGTCGCCCCGAAGGGCCCGGGCCACATCGTGCGTCGTGAGTATGCCGCCGGCCGTGGTGTTCCGGTCGTCGTGGCTGTGGAGCAGGATCCGGATGGCAAGACCTGGCCGCTGTGCCTGGCTTACGCCAAGGCTCTGGGCGCTCTGCGTGCAGGCGCCATCAAGACCACCTTCACCGAGGAGACCGAGACCGATCTGTTCGGCGAGCAGGACGTGCTCATGGGTGGCATCAACCACCTGTGCGATATGGGCTTCGATGTGCTGACCGAGGCTGGCTACCAGCCGGAGATCGCCTACTTCGAGGTGTTCCACGAGCTGAAGATGCTGGTGGATCTGGCCAACGAGGGTGGCCTGAACAAGGCTCGCTGGAGCTGCTCCGACACCGCTCAGTACGGCGATTACACCTCCACCGTCATCACTGAAGAGACCAAGAAGCGCATGCAGTACCAGCTCAAGCGCATTCAGGATGGCTCCTTCGCCAAGGAGTTCATGGATGATCAGGCCGCTGGCGCTCCGAAGTTCAAGGAGCTGCAGGAAGAGTACAGCCACCCGCACCTGGAGACCGTTGGTCCGAAGCTGCGCGCTATGTTCTCTTGGAACAACCAGACGGACGCCGATGCTGATATGGCCGAGTCCTTCAACGGCAAGATCGCTCGTACCCAGGTTCAGTGA
- the ilvC gene encoding ketol-acid reductoisomerase: MAAQIWYENDGDLSVLEGKKVAIIGYGSQGHAHALNLRDSGVDVVVGLRPTSKSVEHAKEQGLEVKSVPEAAAEADIIMILAPDQYQRTIWANDIEPNIKPGAAVAFAHGFNIHYGYIKPSEDHPIFMVAPKGPGHIVRREYANGRGVPVVVAVEQDPRGDAWDITLAYAKALGALRAGAIKTTFTEETETDLFGEQNVLMGGVNKLVEMGFEVLTDAGYQPEIAYFEVCHELKMLVDLMNEGGLNKARWSCSDTAQYGDYTNTCIDEHVRERMQYHLKRIQDGSFAKEFIDDQDAGAPKFKQLQEEYGNVRIETVGPKLRAMFSWNNGKDDDADMATFTGKIARG, from the coding sequence ATGGCTGCACAAATCTGGTACGAGAACGACGGCGATCTCTCGGTCCTCGAAGGCAAGAAGGTTGCCATCATCGGTTACGGTTCCCAGGGTCACGCCCACGCGCTGAACCTGCGCGATTCCGGTGTGGACGTCGTCGTTGGCCTGCGTCCGACCTCCAAGTCCGTTGAGCATGCCAAGGAGCAGGGTCTGGAAGTCAAGTCCGTTCCGGAAGCCGCAGCTGAGGCCGACATCATCATGATCCTGGCTCCGGATCAGTACCAGCGCACCATCTGGGCCAATGACATCGAGCCGAACATCAAGCCGGGCGCAGCGGTTGCATTCGCTCACGGCTTCAACATCCACTACGGCTACATCAAGCCGTCCGAGGATCACCCGATCTTCATGGTCGCTCCGAAGGGCCCGGGCCACATCGTGCGTCGTGAGTACGCCAATGGCCGTGGTGTTCCGGTTGTCGTGGCCGTGGAGCAGGATCCGCGCGGCGATGCTTGGGACATCACTCTGGCTTACGCCAAGGCTCTGGGTGCCCTGCGCGCAGGTGCCATCAAGACCACCTTCACCGAGGAGACCGAAACCGATCTGTTCGGCGAGCAGAATGTGCTCATGGGCGGCGTGAACAAGCTCGTTGAAATGGGCTTCGAAGTCCTCACCGACGCCGGTTACCAGCCGGAGATCGCCTACTTCGAGGTCTGCCACGAGTTGAAGATGCTCGTCGACCTCATGAACGAGGGCGGTCTGAACAAGGCCCGTTGGTCCTGCTCCGACACCGCTCAGTACGGCGACTACACCAACACCTGCATCGACGAGCACGTGCGTGAGCGCATGCAGTACCACCTGAAGCGCATCCAGGACGGCTCCTTCGCCAAGGAGTTCATCGATGATCAGGACGCTGGCGCTCCGAAGTTCAAGCAGCTGCAGGAAGAGTACGGCAACGTGCGCATCGAGACCGTCGGCCCGAAGCTGCGCGCCATGTTCTCCTGGAACAACGGCAAGGATGACGATGCTGATATGGCCACCTTCACCGGCAAGATCGCCCGTGGCTGA
- a CDS encoding sialate O-acetylesterase, whose product MVTATGPAPGSEMTAAIGDIEDRSTAGVLHVAAIFASHMVLQRNKPIAVFGALDADCAGLEVLAEIRDFDGSVIVQAHAYASKEIKNSLSPWRVMLPAQPEGGPYTLRVTAGNDFIEYYDVLIGEVWMAGGQSNMELELRNSENAEEALENCADPLLRFYNVPKTGVINRNAEHAASWQESSPENSGVMSAVAYYFARKLRNELDSDLPIGIIDCYIGGTSISCWMSEDALNSSESGRGYLARYEQAVAGKTQEQFDLEYSEWQSRSDTWNASIAAAREADPDVTWDTLTQQYGECPWPPPMTPTSQWRPTGPFHAMLERIVPYSLAGFLWYQGEEDEPYCGSYRELLGMMIGEWRALWSENLPFLIVQLPQWIDKKVDEGEGDPMLWPVLREAQWDAAQSIDNVFAICTMDCGEYNNIHPVDKRTPGERLGNCALHQVYGMSRIPVYGPTVLGFRCDEGGRVRLFFRYAHGLHFSGTTPDSYGDKFDKSLPSLVRLPERSGFELAGADGVFHPATAAIFVDCDIDDLINAKVNVVDYNATEFGIPINSRSIGTITLATPEVPAPVMMRYAWRSWGPAPLVNDNDLPAHPFKLDLTDHTDSDHAE is encoded by the coding sequence ATGGTCACTGCGACTGGTCCTGCGCCCGGATCTGAAATGACGGCGGCAATCGGCGATATTGAGGACCGTAGCACGGCAGGAGTTCTGCACGTCGCCGCGATTTTCGCTTCGCACATGGTATTGCAGCGCAACAAACCCATCGCCGTGTTCGGCGCGTTGGATGCCGATTGCGCTGGACTTGAAGTTTTGGCGGAAATACGCGATTTCGATGGTTCCGTGATTGTGCAGGCGCATGCGTACGCCTCCAAAGAGATCAAGAACAGCCTGTCTCCGTGGCGCGTTATGCTGCCCGCGCAGCCTGAAGGCGGACCCTACACGTTGCGCGTCACCGCAGGCAACGATTTCATCGAATATTACGACGTTCTTATCGGCGAAGTATGGATGGCCGGCGGCCAAAGCAATATGGAACTCGAATTGCGTAACAGCGAAAACGCTGAGGAAGCCCTCGAAAACTGCGCCGATCCGCTCCTTCGTTTCTACAATGTGCCAAAAACCGGTGTGATCAATCGCAACGCCGAACATGCGGCAAGCTGGCAGGAATCATCGCCGGAAAACAGTGGCGTTATGAGCGCGGTAGCCTACTATTTCGCTCGAAAACTGCGTAACGAACTCGATTCCGATCTTCCGATCGGCATTATCGACTGTTATATCGGGGGTACGTCGATCAGTTGTTGGATGAGCGAAGATGCGCTGAATTCCAGCGAATCCGGGCGTGGCTATCTTGCGCGCTACGAGCAGGCGGTCGCAGGTAAGACGCAGGAACAATTCGATTTGGAGTATAGCGAATGGCAGTCGCGTTCTGATACGTGGAATGCGTCGATTGCTGCAGCTCGTGAAGCCGATCCTGATGTGACGTGGGATACGCTGACCCAACAGTACGGCGAATGCCCGTGGCCGCCGCCGATGACGCCGACCTCGCAGTGGCGTCCGACTGGTCCGTTCCATGCCATGCTGGAGCGTATCGTGCCCTATTCCTTGGCTGGATTCCTGTGGTATCAGGGCGAGGAAGACGAGCCGTATTGCGGATCCTACCGTGAGTTGCTGGGCATGATGATTGGTGAATGGCGTGCGCTGTGGAGCGAGAATCTGCCGTTCCTGATCGTGCAGCTGCCGCAGTGGATCGACAAGAAGGTCGACGAGGGCGAAGGCGATCCGATGCTGTGGCCGGTGCTGCGTGAGGCCCAGTGGGATGCCGCACAGTCCATCGACAACGTGTTCGCCATCTGCACCATGGATTGCGGTGAATACAACAACATTCACCCGGTTGATAAGCGCACGCCCGGCGAGCGTCTCGGCAATTGTGCGCTTCACCAAGTGTATGGTATGAGCCGTATTCCGGTGTATGGTCCGACTGTGCTGGGCTTCCGCTGCGACGAAGGCGGTCGCGTGCGTCTGTTCTTCCGGTATGCGCACGGCCTGCATTTCAGCGGTACTACGCCCGACAGTTATGGTGATAAGTTCGACAAGAGCCTGCCTTCGTTGGTACGACTGCCGGAACGTTCCGGTTTCGAGCTTGCCGGCGCTGATGGTGTGTTCCATCCGGCCACTGCTGCGATTTTCGTGGATTGCGATATTGACGATTTGATCAACGCGAAGGTCAATGTGGTTGACTATAACGCTACGGAGTTCGGTATTCCGATTAACAGTCGCAGTATCGGCACGATTACGTTGGCCACGCCGGAAGTGCCAGCGCCGGTGATGATGCGCTACGCGTGGCGCAGTTGGGGGCCTGCACCGTTGGTTAATGACAATGATCTGCCCGCTCACCCATTCAAGCTAGACCTGACCGATCACACCGACTCTGATCACGCTGAATAA
- a CDS encoding LacI family DNA-binding transcriptional regulator, with product MPIQKSKVTIFDVAKASGVSSSAVSYALNGKSGVSDVTRDKVLKVAHELGWKPNGAARALAKSKTQRVGLVLGYDPKLLSVEPYMMELISGLGAELEKYDYSLLIRMAVDEAAKLSIIDDWIATGNVDAMLLVNVELGDPCVALLEEHEEMPVLAIADASVVGNLPSLSSADADAVRQAVRYLYDLGHRQIARVGGPESLAHSYIRDSAFANVATELGMRYRCLHTDYTPETGSEATKRLLAFPEHPTAIIYDNDVMALAGLGVAASQGIKVPEEISIMSWDDSFMCTAAYPNLTAMGRDVVDTGKQAAGLLRKLIGGERVGHLMEEPYELRARASTGPAPAAEKMR from the coding sequence ATGCCTATTCAAAAAAGCAAGGTGACGATTTTTGACGTTGCCAAAGCTTCGGGAGTCTCTAGTAGCGCCGTTTCGTATGCGCTCAACGGCAAGTCTGGTGTTTCCGATGTGACCCGAGACAAGGTGTTGAAGGTCGCGCACGAACTGGGATGGAAACCGAATGGCGCGGCACGGGCGCTGGCCAAGTCGAAGACGCAGCGCGTGGGTCTGGTGTTGGGTTACGACCCGAAGCTGCTTTCCGTCGAACCCTACATGATGGAGCTTATTTCCGGTCTTGGCGCCGAGTTGGAAAAATACGATTATTCCCTGTTGATACGAATGGCCGTGGATGAGGCCGCGAAGCTTTCGATCATCGATGATTGGATCGCCACCGGCAACGTTGACGCCATGCTGCTCGTTAATGTTGAGCTTGGAGACCCTTGCGTTGCCTTGCTTGAGGAGCATGAGGAGATGCCGGTACTTGCCATTGCCGACGCCTCCGTGGTCGGCAATCTGCCGAGCCTGTCAAGCGCCGATGCCGATGCCGTGCGCCAAGCGGTGCGATACCTGTATGATCTCGGGCATCGTCAGATCGCCCGCGTCGGCGGTCCCGAATCGCTTGCGCACTCGTATATTCGTGATTCCGCCTTTGCAAATGTCGCTACCGAGCTGGGCATGCGTTACCGCTGCCTGCACACCGACTACACGCCGGAGACTGGTAGCGAGGCCACGAAGCGTTTGCTGGCGTTCCCAGAGCATCCGACGGCGATCATCTACGACAATGATGTGATGGCGTTGGCAGGCCTTGGCGTGGCAGCTTCGCAAGGCATCAAAGTGCCGGAGGAAATTTCCATCATGTCGTGGGATGATTCCTTCATGTGCACCGCGGCCTATCCGAATCTGACCGCCATGGGCCGTGATGTGGTCGATACCGGTAAGCAGGCCGCCGGATTGCTGCGCAAGCTGATCGGCGGCGAGCGTGTGGGGCATCTGATGGAAGAGCCGTACGAATTGCGTGCCCGCGCTTCGACCGGTCCCGCTCCGGCAGCGGAGAAGATGCGATGA
- a CDS encoding amino acid permease has translation MSDATVAKKPRETDDVPVPPTLRKSLKNRHIQLIALGGAIGTGLFYGSSESIQLAGPAILLAYLIGGLAIFLIVRALSEMAVEDPKAGAFSYYATQYWSKRAGFISGWNYWFNYVLVAMVELAVVGSFVNYWFPNIPKWVSAAVFLVAIAALNLMGVNKFGEFEFWFAIIKIVAVLAMIFGGLYVIIANVPTASGIRASFANWFTVDGGFLPHGLMSRNADGTWTGLLMALVVVMFSFGGTELIGITAGETENPRTTIPKATNGIIWRILVFYICALGVIMAVVPWSTIDGDSSPFVQIFDSVGVHAAAGILNFVCLTAVMSVYNSGLYANSRMLYSLAKQGNAPAYLGRLNKRGVPVGGVITSAIIIAIAVVVVFVWPDFAFNYLMSIATIAAAINWIMIMITEIKFRRVVAAGDGPNDLKGLKGQEALDKLAFKLPFAKVTPYVVITFMLLVVVLMCFSASYRIAVVAGVIWLVVLFAAYQITQKRA, from the coding sequence ATGAGCGACGCAACCGTTGCGAAGAAACCGCGCGAAACCGACGATGTGCCGGTTCCGCCGACACTGCGCAAGTCTTTGAAGAATCGTCATATTCAATTAATCGCATTGGGCGGCGCAATCGGCACCGGCCTGTTCTATGGTTCCAGCGAGTCGATTCAGCTGGCTGGCCCGGCCATTCTGCTCGCCTATCTGATCGGCGGTCTGGCGATTTTCCTGATCGTGCGCGCACTGTCCGAAATGGCGGTCGAGGATCCGAAGGCGGGCGCGTTCAGCTATTACGCCACGCAGTACTGGTCGAAGCGCGCCGGCTTTATTTCCGGCTGGAATTACTGGTTCAACTACGTGCTCGTGGCCATGGTGGAGTTGGCCGTGGTTGGCTCGTTCGTGAATTACTGGTTCCCGAACATTCCGAAGTGGGTGTCGGCGGCGGTGTTCCTCGTGGCGATCGCGGCGCTGAATCTTATGGGCGTGAACAAGTTCGGCGAATTTGAATTCTGGTTCGCCATCATCAAGATCGTGGCCGTGCTTGCCATGATTTTCGGCGGTTTGTATGTGATCATCGCGAACGTGCCGACAGCTTCGGGTATTCGCGCGTCGTTCGCCAACTGGTTCACTGTTGACGGCGGATTCCTGCCCCACGGCCTGATGTCTCGCAATGCGGACGGCACGTGGACCGGCCTGCTGATGGCGCTGGTCGTGGTGATGTTCAGCTTCGGTGGCACTGAGCTCATCGGCATCACCGCGGGTGAAACCGAAAATCCGCGCACCACCATCCCGAAGGCCACGAACGGCATTATCTGGCGTATTCTCGTGTTCTACATCTGCGCGCTCGGCGTGATCATGGCCGTGGTGCCATGGAGCACAATCGACGGCGATTCCAGCCCGTTCGTGCAGATTTTCGACTCGGTGGGCGTGCATGCGGCCGCCGGCATTCTGAATTTCGTATGCCTGACCGCCGTGATGAGCGTGTACAACTCCGGCCTGTACGCGAACTCGCGCATGCTGTATTCGTTGGCGAAGCAGGGCAATGCGCCCGCGTATCTGGGCCGTCTGAACAAGCGCGGCGTTCCGGTCGGGGGTGTGATCACGTCGGCCATCATTATTGCGATCGCCGTGGTCGTGGTGTTCGTATGGCCTGATTTCGCATTCAATTATTTGATGTCGATCGCCACGATCGCCGCTGCGATCAATTGGATCATGATTATGATTACGGAAATTAAGTTCCGTCGCGTTGTCGCCGCCGGCGACGGTCCGAATGATTTGAAGGGATTGAAGGGCCAGGAAGCACTTGACAAGCTCGCTTTCAAGCTGCCGTTCGCCAAGGTGACGCCGTATGTGGTGATCACGTTCATGCTGCTGGTCGTGGTGCTGATGTGCTTCTCCGCAAGCTATCGCATCGCCGTGGTCGCCGGCGTGATTTGGCTGGTCGTGCTGTTCGCCGCCTATCAGATCACACAGAAACGCGCCTGA